One Halolamina litorea genomic window carries:
- the rpsJ gene encoding 30S ribosomal protein S10, whose protein sequence is MAEQQARVRLTGTSPEDLDDICDDVREIAEKTGVSLSGPIPLPTTELNVPSRKSPDGEGTATWEHWEMRVHKRLIDIDADERALRQLMRIQVPNDVSIEIVLED, encoded by the coding sequence ATGGCCGAGCAACAGGCCCGCGTCCGACTCACCGGCACGAGCCCGGAGGATCTGGACGACATCTGTGACGACGTCCGCGAGATCGCGGAGAAGACGGGCGTCTCGCTCTCCGGCCCCATCCCGCTCCCGACGACGGAGCTCAACGTTCCCTCGCGGAAGTCCCCGGACGGCGAGGGGACTGCCACCTGGGAGCACTGGGAGATGCGGGTCCACAAGCGGCTGATCGACATCGACGCGGACGAGCGCGCGCTGCGACAGCTGATGCGGATTCAGGTCCCGAACGACGTCTCGATCGAGATCGTCCTCGAGGACTGA
- the tuf gene encoding translation elongation factor EF-1 subunit alpha produces the protein MSEDKPHQNLAVIGHVDHGKSTMVGRLLFETGSVPEHVIEQHREEAEEKGKGGFEFAYVMDNLAEERERGVTIDIAHQEFDTDEYYFTIVDCPGHRDFVKNMITGASQADNAVLVVAADDGVAPQTREHVFLSKTLGIDELIIAVNKMDVVDYSEDTYKQVKEEVNNLLNQVSFASDDTTFVPTSAFEGDNVSEASENTPWYDGKTLLEALNSLPEPEPPTDAPLRLPIQDVYTISGIGTVPVGRIETGVMNIGDNVSFQPSDVGGEVKTIEMHHEEVPKAEPGDNVGFNVRGIGKDDIRRGDVCGPADDPPSVAETFQAQVVVMQHPSVITAGYTPVFHAHTAQVACTVESIDQKINPSTGEVAEEDPDFIKSGDAAVVTIRPQKPLSIEPSSEIPELGSFAIRDMGQTIAAGKVLSVDER, from the coding sequence ATGAGCGAAGACAAACCGCACCAGAACTTGGCCGTCATCGGCCACGTCGACCACGGGAAGAGTACGATGGTCGGGCGCCTGCTGTTCGAGACAGGGAGCGTCCCCGAGCACGTCATCGAGCAGCACCGCGAAGAGGCAGAAGAGAAGGGCAAAGGCGGCTTCGAGTTCGCCTACGTCATGGACAACCTCGCCGAGGAGCGAGAGCGAGGTGTCACCATCGACATCGCCCACCAAGAGTTCGACACCGACGAGTACTACTTCACTATCGTCGACTGTCCGGGTCACCGTGACTTCGTGAAGAACATGATCACGGGCGCCTCGCAGGCAGACAACGCGGTGCTCGTCGTCGCGGCCGACGACGGTGTCGCGCCCCAGACCCGAGAGCACGTCTTCCTCTCGAAGACGCTCGGTATCGACGAGCTCATCATCGCCGTCAACAAGATGGACGTCGTCGACTACAGCGAGGACACCTACAAGCAGGTCAAGGAAGAGGTCAACAACCTGCTGAACCAGGTCAGCTTCGCGTCCGACGACACCACGTTCGTGCCGACCTCGGCCTTCGAAGGCGACAACGTCTCCGAAGCCTCCGAGAACACGCCGTGGTACGACGGGAAGACGCTCCTCGAGGCCCTCAACAGCCTGCCGGAGCCGGAGCCGCCGACGGACGCGCCGCTCCGCCTGCCGATCCAGGACGTCTACACCATCTCCGGTATCGGTACCGTCCCCGTCGGACGTATCGAAACCGGCGTGATGAACATCGGCGACAACGTCTCCTTCCAGCCCAGCGACGTGGGCGGCGAGGTCAAGACGATCGAGATGCACCACGAAGAGGTGCCCAAGGCCGAGCCCGGTGACAACGTCGGGTTCAACGTCCGTGGCATCGGTAAGGACGACATCCGCCGTGGCGACGTCTGTGGCCCGGCCGACGACCCGCCCAGCGTCGCCGAGACGTTCCAGGCGCAGGTCGTCGTCATGCAGCACCCGTCGGTCATCACCGCCGGCTACACTCCGGTCTTCCACGCCCACACCGCACAGGTCGCGTGTACGGTCGAGTCCATCGACCAGAAGATCAACCCGTCGACCGGCGAGGTCGCCGAGGAGGACCCGGACTTCATCAAGTCCGGCGACGCCGCAGTCGTGACGATCCGACCGCAGAAGCCGCTCTCGATCGAGCCGTCGAGCGAGATCCCCGAGCTGGGGAGCTTCGCCATCCGCGACATGGGTCAGACCATCGCGGCCGGGAAGGTCCTCAGCGTCGACGAGCGATAG